The window ACCATGATTTTGAACTCTGGATCTCACTCCCATTATGGACACTGTGGACACCATTAAATACTTTTATAGTTTTGACTTGTGTTGTGTTCTTGCATATATTTATGCACATTTGGCTCTGAACTTACCCTTTAAAAGATACAATGCAAGATGGAGATACTGACTTACTCGCTATATTGTCATAGATTGTATAGTTCCTGTTTGCAAACATGGTAAAACTGAAAACTATATATTTCTGTACATTAGTCGTATACAGTCATTTGTTTATATCATCTATAATAACATATACCTCCACTGAAGGAATTATAGTTGAGATACCTATATTGCTACATTATTGTATGCTATGAGATACGTATTTATTAATtatgattttaaatattcaaaaggAGAAACTCAAATTCTTGTTGATAGTAGATAGATTTACAATATTAggtaattattaaaataaatatgtctaACAAGATAtggaagaaaaaatattttgagcAGAACAATGTGGATTagaataaattaaattgtacTTTGCGTCCTTCATCTTTGTCTCTCATTTTGATCTCTGCTGTCCCGGCAGCCTGTTTCTGGAAGTACTGCGTCACCCACTAGAGCCCGTCAGACACAGGATGGTCGGTGTGATTTTGAGTCGGCCTGGATGGAAACGTTCTCACTCAACATCATTTTTATTACCAGCccaatgttgtttttgttgtttaatcTAGatccacaaaaataaataaatctatttttgtgtatttattttgtggctgaaaataaaatttaaCGTCAGAAATGTCATTTATGTGATCTTCTTCTGTTCATGACATTCGGATATAATGTTTGAAAATCGGGATTATGACAAATTACCGGtaagcacattttatattttttatttttgtgaaaaGTTCAAACTGCATTTGTCAAACATACAGGTGTGTGAATATCCCATATATTAATTCATggttttcataaaaaaataacttgtGAAGTTTTGTTGCAACTCCTTCTCACCCTAACAGTCATATACTTCGATGACGGTGCATAAATGAGAATAAGTACTggaaatattcatatttacactATAGACAAAAACATAAGCAGTTAATTGCACACTTGGCCTTTAAAATGTGGTACAAACACATTAATCAGTGAGTATAAATAGTCACTGCTGCATACTACCATTTAAAAGACTTTGCTTCAGCAAGATTTACTGTAACTGGTCAAGGTTTTATAGATCGAGGAGCATCTGATTCATTGCAGAGTCTGACAGAACACTATCTTAAATGCATGGCTACACTTGGTCAAAGCAGGAGGTTAACAACGGAGAATCCAAAGTACTATTTCCTCTTGTTGGCTGCGCTGAAATAAGCTTTCTCAATTTCAATATCAGCTGGACACGTCTGCTTGAACTCTTCTCTGTCGTAGGCATTTTGAAGGTATCTCCACACGCCGGTGAATTGGGTTGGGATGTCAAAATCGCAGTACTTCTTTGCAGCAACCTGAAACAATTGGAAAACTAGATGAACACTAAGCATTATGAGGGGCATAAAGACATAAAGTACTCTCACAGAGAAAAAgtagaaagaaaataacaatGACCCTAGCGTGTCCAGGGAAACATTTCCTACAAGATGCACTGGAGTAGATATTTAAAACAATCTTGAATCAAAACCCTCTTACTACTTATGTTACATTTAAAACCTGCGTTCCGACACCCAAGATGAACTCTGCAGGCAGGCAGTTAACCTAAACTAATAGATCACCGTCGCACCCTGATGACGTGCAGTTTGGGCAGCAGGTTGCAGTCGGCTAAGGTCAGGCGATCCCCGTCCAGGAACTGCCTCTTGGAGACGGCGATGGTTTCTGCAGAGTTGTGATCAATCTCCTCCGGGAGTGGGGAGTTCAGGAAGTTATCCAAACGCTTGAATTCCCGCAGCAGATTTCTTTCTTGGACTAAAGaatcagaaaaagaaatggcTTGCATTTCTGCCTGTGGGTCCATGTGGCATAATCTCTAACAGGTAAAtggttttaaatatattataacaTATACTGTGAGTACAAGTACAATAAAAACATCTGCATAAACATCAACATAACAatataaaaaatcatttaagGTAGATACTCCTCTtcataagaaaaataaaaacttttaatTCAAAGAAATCCTCGATTCAAATGTGttcttaaaataataataatatacccATCACAAAATAATCACTTCTTAAGCAGTTTTGTTCATTAAAATAGAGGCTAATCAGatatatttgtaaataaatcCTTAATCCATTTACTGGAGTTACtacaaatgttaaataaatgtggagtagaagaataaatgaacataaaatatataaccCTAAGAACAACTACTACTTACAGGTGTTATTTGTACTATTTTTGATGAAAGCAGAGAACTTGGCAAATATGTCGGCTCCAACGTCGAAGGACTCTTTGTTTACCGGGCTGAGATGAGGATACCTGCCGGGAAGAGAACACACCTGCAGTCAACTATCCTGACAAGGATGAGCTGTAGACAAGATCACCGTCAAAGTTGTCAACAAACGTTTTGAGTGGCAGTGGAGAAAGGGCAAGAGAAGATTTGATGAAATGGGAAAAAAGgtccagcaaaataaaaatatctggCCACGGGCAACTCGTGACAGAATTGGATCCAGATTGGGTTTAGCAGATGGCTATAGGGGAGTTAGAAAATTGCCTGTATGCATCGTTTCATATAACAATAGTAGCAGTTGGGGATGTATGTTAATATTTGCTTTATCAAATACAACAATACCTGGGAGGGGCCAGCATTTGTTCGAGGAACTCCTCGATTTTAATGAAGTCTGTTTTGAGGGCTCCGTTGTAGAGCAGGAACGGAGGGTTGGTCCCAGGGGCCAGGTCTTTGAGCTCAGCCGGCTTCCTGGAGAGGACGGcgagagacacagaggagaaagGACAGGAAACAATGATTCATTCTGTTCTTATTCAGCGTAACTAAACTGAGCGCATGGTGTGTTACCGAGGCGTGACTGAACCTACAGGTGGATTAATTCAACACTGGCTGTTTAGTTTAGctctaaaaacaaacagtgcTAGGTGTGGTCACATGTTCAAAaggtctgttgtgtgttttctgaatcATTTAATTATCAGAATCCTTTCAATGTTTCCCGAGTGTATTTGCCCTTCTATAATTACCCTGAGAAATTCATGCAATACAGCCCAAATTAAAGGTGTTTGTTCGCAGGTGACACAGAGCTCtttgtacactttggctttacAGGCCCCTCCCTCGAACCTCTGCGAGACGGCGTGAGCGACACACCTATTGATAAGTGGGTTGCTGAAAGAAATGActgactctctctctcgtttCGCTTCTTAATAGAGTTCTGTGTGAAAGTCCCCATGACCAGATGTTGAGGAAGTGTTTCTGGCagaggtggggggtgggggggtgggggggccttACTTCCTCATGTCAACAGTGGTCACTGTAAACTTGACTCCTTTCAGCCACAAAACCATGAAGAGCCTTTGGCAGAAAGGGCAGTTCCCGACATTCTCACCATCATGTccagcctaaaaaaaaaaaccacacaaggAACAGATTATTTTCAAGACAGCACAAGCAACTAATATTCTGTGCAACATTTGGAgatgaaatgtcattttctccTCGCAAAGAAGGGGAAAATTAGGCAGTTTCATTTCTGGTGATTAAGCTGCAGCTATCACAACACTCGACTATTGGATGGAACCAGTGATTTCCTGGAATGCTGCTCATGTTTTATAGGGAAATAGCCCCGAACACCTTCTGGCAGTTACGAGCAGTGACAGATTATCTAAGGGgcaaaagcataaaaaaaattaaaagggCTTCTCGACAGTCTTAATATTCTGATGAAACGGCTATGAATCATGATTAATATTTCTGCTGCTTAATTGTACAATGAATCACACACGAGGCGCTTTTAACTATTTAACCATTTAGGAGCCGATGTAGGGAAGACTTTACAGCATTTCAACATAATTTAACCACTTAATACCCTGATATCAAAAGCGCAGCCCTTTTTGCTAAGCCAAGTAAAACTTCAGTCGAGGCAGGCTGGCTATATCTTCTTGTTTCCAAccttcatgctaagctaaactaaCACTCCGCATCATATTTGCAATCCTTTCCAAAATGTAGACCAGCACCTTTTAAAACACGGAGCATACAACAGGTTTATAACGACAATAACCTGATTTGATAGTTTGGCTTTAGACAACAATGAACGTTGTGTTGGTGCACACATGTATTTctaaatgcgtgtgtgtgtgtataaagtgGGTGTGCCTGCTTTAGACCCGGGGGCCATGTTCCCCACTCCTTCTGCATACGTGTTGATAAGGTGGTCTGTCTGTTTCCGTGTGGCGTTCACTGATAAACACGTGCCAGGACCCTCCAGAGGGATACAAACACTTCATCGTCTGCAGCAAGCAGCATCTTTAGAAGCAAGCTGTCCTCTGATTGATGCTCTCTGCCCTTTAACAACACTGATAAGTGACAACAATAACTCCTTTGTTTGCTTATCCCTTTCCCTCTAAAACCAAGGATATAAAACAGGCAAATTAAAAGAAAGTactgcatgttttaaaatgtttgcatacATAGCACACATTCTTTAAAGTGTCTTTAAAATTGTGAAGAAATGGCTCACCTTAATGAACAATTCGATGTTCGGCTCCTTGTCAGAGTTCTGTCGAAGAGCCATGTCCTTCAAGAAATGTTTAATTGagcgtttttttgtttttattttttaattccaaGAACTTTGGTCCAAGCTTCTCCTTTATTCATCTAACACCAGAAATCCACAGAGCCGGAGAGCCGGGGAGAGAAAGCTGATGAGGTTgaccttcagcagctcctgccCTGGTCGTATCGCAGGAATCACGCAACGCCTCAGGGCTGCCGGGGTTTCGTCCGGGAGTTCTTTGGAGGGTATCGCTCTGAACGTACTTAACTAGTCAGGGCAGAGGGAGGATCCAGAGAGATGGGCGGTAACACACACTCTTATATACCCAGAGCAAAACTCTGAGGAGAGAGCTTAAAATAGGATTCCCTGCATGCTGCATAAAGGAGGAACTGATAAAACCATGCGACTCAAAATTCTGTTTTGAGTCTGCAAGAAATGTTTCCTGTTGTGGATTTGTGATTTATGAATAATTTATGAAGAGAGGACATAAACCTGTGAAaaggaattacattttaaatatggtACATTTTACAGTTTGGCACCAACATCACTGTTAAAAGGAAATACTGCAGTTTCCTTTTGTAAGCAATTTTCTTTTCCACCTTACCGGTAGGTTATATTTATTCCACAGATTACAGACGTACATTTGAACAGTGAGGAGATTATGTTTTCACAAAAGGTTCTCGATGATCTTGATGAGATTTCCGAGAAATTTTGGGAATCTTGCCAGGAACAGTTGagtaaattttggtgatgatccagaagagatcccagattctggatcactttgaaatgttctgttacattgcagtcaaagtagcttcaaaatctgttcctcaatatctcggctgattattaaccaatatttatggaatttgacgcagaCATGTAGGATGGGGTTCcttatctcaccaccgaatttcatctggatcggatccagaatgacgttaggaaaaaatatttaatcttaacactaaaacatttatggattcaaaaatcaactccgatggtgtaaatccaattaggaggggaatgagctgcttggcggaggtctgcgtgcTCTGAATCCTTTTGTCaaggcctaaggcaggtaagaacccaaatgcgaggcggtttgagTGGGAGTCAAAAGTCAGAGCGTCcgttaccgggtagtcagtccagaacagcagacagagcaggtttggggcaggcagagagacaggtccaaggggcaggcaaaggtcaTACACCGGACGGTCatgcaggtcaggcagacaggtccaAGGTGGGGGGCGAGCAGACGGGATTCCGGGatcaggcaaggtcggtacacggggaggcaggcgctggaagggTGCTGGAAAGAGTGGTAACCACGATCTGGCGGGGTTGCGTCGTCTGGGCTGAGGTTAAGTAGTGTCAGGGCTGATGAGGGATGCGTTGCAGGTGGCACAGGTGCCAGGAATTAGCTGATGGCAGGGCGGAtctgtggaggcggggaaaTGGGTGTGGAGAGTGGCACAGGCTGTGACAGCTTTTCTTGTTTTGTATCACTTCCAGAAATAAGGGGAATGGAACTTTTTATTGCAAAATCTTAACACTGTTGATGTTTCCGAAGAAATGTGACGACTTACGCAACCAGGATTATGCAATCACTTGGAAGGAATTTAAAAAGATACGAGCAGCATGCACCGTTTAATATGGCTTCTGGACGCGATGGTACATTCCTTCTTGAAGAGGAGATAGTTTTAAGGACTGATCAGGGTCTGCTGACATTGCTTGTAGGAGGCGGATGGAATTTAAGATATTTAAGAAGGGAGGATCAGTCTTACTTAACAAACATGAACTTCTCCTAAATGAATTGCATTGATTATGATCTAACTCCCAACTGCAGAGGGAACGAACATTCCTTCTGATTTCCATCACCAATGGTTGCAATTACTGATAATGCCTTTAGCACCGGTGAATCACTTCACATGTATTTTGCATTTGGCTGTTGTGACAACAGCCTTCACACAAAAAGGAAAAGTAAAACTGACTTTTAGGATGTGCAGTGAAGACagatttcctgaaaataaatgGCAGTAGTGGAAATGCACAACTCCCCAACGACCTTACAACGACCCGAGAAGCTGGAAGCAAcctcttggaaaaaaaagagccgTATCTCCATAAACAGGACAACCCAGTCCAAGACAATGAGTCTTGATTTTGCCATTACACACTTCcgtatacacaaacacacgtgcaAAAACATGCAAGGTCAAGATGTTCTGTAACTAAAACATGCATATTAGCCTCTGCAAGTCTGTAATGGaaaaaatgtctttcttttgGCCCTCttacattaaaatatacaaaatgtaAGCCTTTTATTGATACGTATAAGATATAAGAATTTTATTCGAATACATTTTGGGAAATTGGAGTCATTAGATAGAGAAGATTGATACGGCAATCCTGTTTTCAACGTATTTACCTCGTCCAGGCCAGAGAGGTGCATGTGTGGTTGAGGGTGGCGTAGCAGGGGGCAATAATAATGATGGATAGATGGGTCAAACATAGCAGCTTCATACATAGTGATGCTGCACAGACATGCTCAGAACAGGGTTAAATTCCAACACGTAACTACAAATAGGTTGTTCTTGTGGGCTGATGTTTTTaagatttttgttttaatttggaCTCGCGCTTTGAGTCTTGATGCTAATAACACGGTGGCATTATAATAGTCTTCAGAATCAACAGCAGGAAATCACGAAAACAAGAAACGACTCAAAAATGAAACTCCACCTTtcaattacattatttaatgtTCCTGAGAATAAAAGAGGAAAAGTCATTCCAGGTTAAAGGAACATGGAAACATTCGTTGGCGCTTTTCAAAGCagtcaattgtttttttttggtaccAGAGGGGTTTGGCTGTTTCCAGTGAAACAATGACATCTTTGACCCACTGACGGCTCTCTCCCATTCAATAGCACAGCAGCTCACTACAGCACGAGCCTCGGATCGTTAGATTTGCACATTGGAAGTGCTCTAAGATGGATTTCGTTCACCTCTTCTTAACTTTTCTTTTATCTCTGAAGGTCCACTTCACACATTCGGCTCCAGATGTTTCTCGTAAGTGCTTTGTCGTTGCCTTTTTGTAGACATAATGAACACGTTGGTTATTTATGCCGCTGTTGATGTCAAAACCGTCCAGAACATCTTCTTACTTTTTCCTGCTCATCATGTTCATATCTGCTGCCGTGACTCACGGAGAATCAGGGTCCTGAACAAATGGCACTAGATACTCCCAAAGCATTAAATAAGCAGGCGTTGCTTCACGTCTGTCAATAACATGATGGATAACAATAACACATGGTAACAGTGAtacataaagtcaaagctgaTTTTGTTCTCATTGAGAACATTGCAATGCACCTCCCTGGCTTCAGATTCTGTTTGCCTTTCTTGTGGCCTAATAATAGGTCATTGTGAAGAACGGCCTGGCACTGCCTCTTCAAACCGtctctgtgacacacacacgcacatacgcacacgcacacacacagtctggaGACTACGCAAGGGAAGTACACGACTTCACTGACTTCACTTAACTGTTTATGCCTCGCTGAGGTCATAGTCCAAATATTGTCTTGGGGGAGCTACACCCAGTAACCAGGACACCACCCAGTCAACAACCAGTTCCAAGGATAAAGACGAAACTAACTACCTACACCAAGAGCAAACTATGGTTCAAAAGacaactaaaaaataaatagtaactctgaaagctaaataaaaataaatgagaaagTGCCTGCTACTTTTCTATGTACTATATCCCTCTATATTCTAATTAGCTTCGCAATCTGCAGAATCATGCGAACTCAGCACCACCACGCGTCCCCTGTCAGCGTATCTCCAGGTCATCTTGAAGAACCACACTGCTCATGCTTGTGAAGGAGACACTCTGGTCATAGAATGTCCCTCGAGGACATCGGCGACCATCCTATCAGCGTTCTACGGACGACTTGTTCCACACCAGCATCTGTGCCCGTCTGCAAACTCAAACAAGACTGCGGCGGAGGACACAGAATGCTCGTCCCCGGTTGCCATCGAGGTATAAAAGCCTCAGTGGGAAGAATGTGACATCAGTGTTTCTCAGGAAGGCGCTGCTTTCTGACTCACGCGGGAGATTAGAGTATAGTCACGACTCACGACGTGATTTCTTGTCCTTGCAGAAGGTGCTGTCAGAGTGTCACGATCGTCAGTCCTGTCATATTCCTGTCATCAGTCCAGTGTTTGGGCAGGATCCATGTCCCCAAACCAGCAAATACCTTCTTGTCTCCTTCAAGTGCAGACCAGGTATTTTGGGTCCTTTATAGTCACTTTGCTGATCATTTAAAATCATCTTTTTCCATCGCATACGCCTCTCTGTGGCAAatctgtccagaacattttgagtgaGAAGACTGACCAGAGTTCTTATAATGttaaaggatgttttttttgttttttaaattacaatgGCTTCCTTTACGTATGTTCACTACGTAATTAAGAACCTTTGCCTCCTCTGTTTCTCAGAACGCCACCGCACCAGGCTGGTGTGTGAAAATGAGCGTCTGAGGCTGACGTGTAAAAAGGAGGCCGTCCTCTTGATCTACTCCGCCACGTTTGGACACCTGCTCCACAGCAGTCCTCACTGTCCCCAGGAGACATTGTCACATACCGACATGGGTCTGAAAGAGGGCGCTTCACCGTCGTTTAGCTGCAGATATTGGAACAGAGCTAGGATTTCTATAGAGCACAGCAGACAATATCTGATGCTCTGTTACTCTGGTACAATCAGAATCATAG of the Brachionichthys hirsutus isolate HB-005 chromosome 6, CSIRO-AGI_Bhir_v1, whole genome shotgun sequence genome contains:
- the clic2 gene encoding chloride intracellular channel protein 2 isoform X2, with amino-acid sequence MALRQNSDKEPNIELFIKAGHDGENVGNCPFCQRLFMVLWLKGVKFTVTTVDMRKKPAELKDLAPGTNPPFLLYNGALKTDFIKIEEFLEQMLAPPRYPHLSPVNKESFDVGADIFAKFSAFIKNTISFSDSLVQERNLLREFKRLDNFLNSPLPEEIDHNSAETIAVSKRQFLDGDRLTLADCNLLPKLHVIRVAAKKYCDFDIPTQFTGVWRYLQNAYDREEFKQTCPADIEIEKAYFSAANKRK
- the clic2 gene encoding chloride intracellular channel protein 2 isoform X1, with translation MALRQNSDKEPNIELFIKAGHDGENVGNCPFCQRLFMVLWLKGVKFTVTTVDMRKKPAELKDLAPGTNPPFLLYNGALKTDFIKIEEFLEQMLAPPRYPHLSPVNKESFDVGADIFAKFSAFIKNSTNNTFQERNLLREFKRLDNFLNSPLPEEIDHNSAETIAVSKRQFLDGDRLTLADCNLLPKLHVIRVAAKKYCDFDIPTQFTGVWRYLQNAYDREEFKQTCPADIEIEKAYFSAANKRK